From the genome of Yersinia enterocolitica, one region includes:
- a CDS encoding single-stranded DNA-binding protein (binds to single stranded DNA and PriA helcase facilitate replication restart), with product MASRGVNKVILVGNLGQDPEVRYMPNGGAVANITLATSESWRDKATGEQKEKTEWHRVVLFGKLAEVAGEYLRKGSQVYIEGALQTRKWTDQAGVEKYTTEVVVNVGGTMQMLGGRQGGAAPAGGGAPQDGGAQGGWGQPQQPQGGNQFSGGQTSRPAQSAPAAQPQGGNEPPMDFDDDIPF from the coding sequence ATGGCCAGCAGAGGCGTAAACAAAGTGATTTTGGTCGGGAATTTGGGCCAAGACCCGGAAGTCCGCTACATGCCAAACGGCGGAGCTGTTGCCAATATCACCCTGGCCACTTCCGAAAGCTGGCGTGATAAAGCCACCGGCGAGCAGAAAGAAAAAACTGAATGGCACCGTGTGGTGTTGTTCGGCAAACTGGCAGAAGTGGCGGGTGAATATCTGCGTAAAGGCTCTCAGGTTTATATTGAAGGCGCACTGCAAACTCGTAAATGGACAGATCAGGCTGGTGTTGAGAAATACACCACAGAAGTTGTGGTTAATGTGGGCGGCACCATGCAAATGCTGGGTGGCCGTCAGGGCGGCGCTGCTCCGGCAGGTGGTGGTGCACCACAAGACGGCGGGGCGCAAGGTGGTTGGGGTCAACCTCAGCAGCCACAAGGTGGTAACCAGTTCAGCGGCGGTCAGACTTCACGTCCGGCCCAGTCTGCACCAGCAGCACAACCACAAGGCGGCAATGAGCCACCAATGGATTTCGATGATGATATCCCGTTCTGA
- a CDS encoding glutathione S-transferase, protein MVTVHHLNNSRSQRILWMLEELQVPYELKRYQRDPGSLLAPPELKKIHPLGKSPVITDGDLTLAESGAIIEYLQETYDAQGLFKPTGHYDRQQFRYWMHYAEGSLMPLLVMKLIFSRLGGPPVPWIIRPVAKALGDGVQKSYLNKQIATHRDYLEQHLTNNQWFAGSDFSAADIQMSFPIEAINTRGGLEGFPKLQDFLVRIHQRPAYQQAIEKGGAYKLEG, encoded by the coding sequence ATGGTCACGGTTCACCATCTGAATAATTCACGTTCACAACGTATCTTGTGGATGCTGGAGGAACTGCAAGTTCCTTATGAGTTGAAGCGCTATCAGCGCGACCCCGGCAGCTTACTGGCACCACCAGAATTGAAAAAAATCCATCCATTGGGAAAATCACCAGTGATTACTGACGGTGATCTCACCTTGGCGGAGTCTGGTGCCATTATTGAGTATTTACAGGAAACCTATGATGCACAGGGGCTATTTAAACCCACCGGTCACTATGATCGTCAACAGTTCCGTTACTGGATGCATTATGCCGAAGGTTCATTGATGCCATTGCTGGTGATGAAACTTATCTTTAGCCGATTGGGTGGGCCGCCTGTGCCGTGGATTATTCGCCCGGTTGCCAAGGCTCTGGGTGATGGCGTACAGAAAAGTTATCTGAATAAGCAAATTGCTACTCACCGCGATTATCTGGAACAGCATTTGACGAATAATCAGTGGTTTGCTGGCAGTGATTTCAGCGCGGCGGATATTCAGATGAGTTTTCCTATCGAGGCAATCAACACCCGTGGTGGTCTTGAGGGGTTCCCGAAACTGCAAGATTTCTTAGTGCGCATTCATCAGCGCCCAGCCTACCAACAGGCGATTGAGAAGGGCGGAGCCTACAAACTGGAAGGCTGA
- a CDS encoding L-asparaginase, translating to MPYNKAILFAILNLGSAKNPHVPSVRSGFCALAASKLPATMTLIVVFLRFFSVMRASS from the coding sequence TTGCCTTACAATAAGGCTATTTTATTTGCCATTTTGAACTTGGGCAGTGCTAAAAATCCTCACGTACCGAGTGTACGCTCCGGTTTTTGCGCGCTGGCCGCGTCCAAACTGCCTGCAACAATGACGCTTATTGTAGTTTTTCTTCGATTTTTTTCAGTCATGCGTGCTTCCAGCTAA
- a CDS encoding NCS2 family permease encodes MSSTNPQVNRAVTPKGSLDAFFKLSERGSNVRQEVLAGLTTFLAMVYSVIVVPSMLGKAGFPPTAVFVATCLVAGLGSLLMGLWANLPMAIGCAISLTAFTAFSLVLGQHISIPVALGAVFLMGVLFTIISVTGIRSWILRNLPMGVAHGTGIGIGLFLLLIAANGVGLVIKNPIEGLPVALGAFTSFPVIMTLLGLAVIFGLEKLRVPGGILLVIIAISVIGLIFDPSVTYQGLFAMPSLADANGNSLIFSLDIMGALKPVVLPSVLALVMTAVFDATGTIRAVAGQANLLDKDGQIISGGKALTSDSVSSIFAGLVGAAPAAVYIESAAGTAAGGKTGLTATVVGILFLLMLFLSPLSYLVPAYATAPALMYVGLLMLSNVSKLDFEDFVDAMSGLLCAVFIVLTCNIVTGIMLGFSSLVIGRICSGEWRKLNIGTVIIAIALVAFYAGGWAI; translated from the coding sequence ATGTCTAGCACCAACCCTCAAGTGAACCGGGCAGTAACGCCAAAAGGTTCGCTTGATGCATTTTTCAAGCTTAGTGAACGCGGCAGTAATGTACGCCAGGAAGTGCTGGCTGGCCTGACAACCTTTCTCGCCATGGTCTACTCGGTCATTGTTGTACCAAGTATGCTTGGCAAAGCGGGTTTCCCACCAACAGCGGTGTTTGTGGCAACCTGTCTGGTTGCCGGTCTTGGTTCTTTGTTGATGGGGTTGTGGGCCAACTTGCCGATGGCGATTGGTTGCGCCATATCACTGACAGCGTTTACGGCATTCAGCTTGGTGCTGGGGCAACACATCAGTATTCCTGTGGCATTGGGGGCAGTATTCCTGATGGGGGTGCTGTTCACTATTATCTCTGTGACCGGTATCCGTTCATGGATATTGCGTAATTTGCCGATGGGCGTGGCACATGGTACCGGTATCGGTATCGGCTTGTTCCTGTTGCTGATTGCAGCAAACGGTGTCGGCCTGGTTATCAAAAACCCGATTGAAGGTTTACCGGTTGCACTGGGTGCATTTACCTCTTTCCCGGTCATAATGACTTTGCTAGGGCTGGCGGTGATTTTCGGTCTGGAAAAACTGCGAGTGCCGGGTGGCATTCTGCTGGTGATCATCGCCATCTCGGTTATCGGCCTGATTTTTGATCCGAGTGTGACCTATCAAGGGCTGTTTGCGATGCCTAGCCTGGCGGATGCTAACGGTAATTCATTGATTTTCAGCCTTGATATCATGGGTGCATTGAAACCTGTGGTGCTGCCAAGTGTATTGGCATTAGTGATGACTGCTGTATTTGATGCCACCGGGACTATCCGCGCGGTAGCGGGTCAGGCTAATTTGTTGGATAAAGACGGCCAGATCATTAGCGGCGGTAAAGCTCTGACATCTGACTCCGTTAGCAGCATTTTTGCTGGTTTGGTGGGCGCTGCGCCTGCTGCGGTTTATATCGAATCTGCCGCCGGTACTGCCGCTGGTGGTAAAACCGGTTTGACCGCCACCGTGGTAGGTATTTTGTTCCTGCTGATGCTGTTCCTGTCGCCACTATCCTATTTGGTTCCGGCTTATGCGACGGCACCGGCTCTGATGTATGTAGGGTTGCTGATGTTGAGCAACGTCTCCAAACTGGATTTCGAAGACTTTGTTGATGCGATGTCTGGCCTGCTTTGTGCCGTGTTTATCGTGCTGACTTGTAATATCGTCACCGGTATTATGTTGGGCTTCAGCTCGCTGGTTATTGGCCGTATCTGTTCCGGTGAATGGCGTAAACTGAATATCGGTACCGTGATTATCGCTATCGCGTTAGTGGCATTCTATGCGGGTGGCTGGGCAATCTAA
- a CDS encoding Na+/H+ antiporter, with protein sequence MEIFFTILILILVVSLSGVVTRMLPFQIPLPLMQIVCGALLAFPHFGLHVDFDPELFLVLFIPPLLFADGWKTPTREFIHHGREIFGLALALVLVTVVGIGYLIYWMVPGIPLVAAFALAAVLSPTDAVALSGIVGKGRIPKSIMGVLEGEALMNDASGLVALKFAIAVAMGTMVFTVSGATLEFLKVAIGGLLAGVAVTWLYSKSLRLMSRWSGDDPATQIVLLLLLPFASYLIAEHIGVSGILAAVAAGMTISQSGVIRNAPLTMRLRADSVWSMLEFVFNGMVFILLGLQLPGILETSIIQAELDPTIQTWNLFADVAIIYGALLVLRFSWLWSMKKISKRILTKRPLEFGNYTTRELWVASFAGVRGAITLAGVLSIPLFLSDGSAFPSRYQLVFIATGVILLSVIIGVIALPPLLRGVVVADKSASREEVRFARAATAEVAIVSLNKMEERLAASSEENIDPELLKEISSRVIGTLRRRTGSKDEIENTLLVENLERRFRLTALRAERGELYHLRATQKISNETLQKLLHDLDLLEALLIEKEG encoded by the coding sequence ATGGAAATTTTTTTTACAATCCTCATCCTGATTCTGGTGGTGTCGCTTTCCGGCGTTGTCACTCGGATGTTGCCGTTTCAAATCCCCCTTCCTCTGATGCAGATTGTCTGTGGTGCCTTGTTGGCCTTTCCCCACTTTGGTTTGCATGTCGATTTTGACCCGGAATTATTCCTGGTGCTGTTTATTCCACCGCTGCTCTTTGCCGACGGCTGGAAAACACCGACACGAGAGTTTATTCACCATGGGCGGGAGATATTTGGTCTGGCGCTGGCATTGGTGCTGGTCACCGTGGTGGGTATCGGCTATCTGATTTACTGGATGGTGCCGGGTATTCCGCTGGTAGCCGCGTTTGCACTGGCGGCGGTATTGTCGCCAACCGATGCTGTGGCATTATCCGGCATTGTGGGGAAAGGGCGCATACCTAAATCGATTATGGGCGTATTAGAAGGGGAGGCGTTGATGAATGATGCCTCTGGTCTGGTTGCGCTAAAGTTTGCCATTGCGGTGGCAATGGGGACGATGGTCTTTACCGTGTCTGGTGCCACACTTGAGTTCCTAAAAGTGGCGATTGGTGGCCTGCTGGCTGGTGTGGCGGTAACCTGGCTATACAGTAAGTCACTGCGCCTGATGAGCCGCTGGAGTGGTGATGATCCGGCAACACAAATTGTCTTACTGCTGCTGTTGCCATTCGCTTCTTATCTGATTGCTGAGCATATTGGCGTCTCCGGCATTCTGGCCGCAGTGGCGGCAGGGATGACCATCAGTCAGTCCGGGGTTATCCGAAACGCACCATTGACGATGCGGTTACGTGCCGACAGCGTGTGGTCGATGCTGGAGTTTGTGTTTAACGGCATGGTGTTCATCCTGTTGGGGCTGCAATTACCGGGGATTTTGGAAACATCAATCATACAGGCTGAACTGGACCCAACCATTCAAACCTGGAACCTCTTCGCGGATGTTGCCATTATTTATGGTGCGTTGTTGGTACTGCGCTTTAGCTGGCTATGGTCGATGAAGAAAATCAGTAAACGCATCCTGACCAAACGGCCACTGGAGTTTGGCAATTACACCACACGTGAACTGTGGGTGGCATCGTTTGCAGGGGTACGGGGAGCGATTACTCTTGCCGGTGTCCTCTCTATTCCGTTATTCCTCAGCGATGGTTCAGCCTTCCCATCCCGTTACCAGTTGGTATTTATCGCCACCGGCGTGATTCTGCTGTCGGTTATTATCGGGGTGATTGCTTTGCCGCCATTGCTGCGTGGTGTGGTGGTAGCAGATAAAAGTGCCAGCCGTGAAGAAGTGCGTTTCGCTCGGGCGGCGACTGCCGAGGTGGCAATTGTTAGCCTGAATAAAATGGAAGAGCGGCTGGCAGCCAGCAGCGAGGAGAATATTGACCCGGAGTTGCTAAAAGAGATCAGTTCACGAGTTATCGGAACATTGCGACGGCGTACCGGCAGTAAGGATGAAATTGAGAACACCTTGCTGGTTGAGAATCTGGAGCGGCGTTTTCGTTTAACCGCATTACGAGCCGAGCGTGGGGAACTGTATCACCTGCGTGCGACGCAGAAAATCAGCAATGAAACGCTGCAAAAACTGCTGCACGATTTGGATTTGCTGGAAGCGTTACTGATCGAAAAAGAGGGTTAA
- a CDS encoding helix-turn-helix transcriptional regulator, giving the protein MKTNLLESLNVLIRFWAQSSEPWGAKDNNSIFIYANKKYHELLSLPDKFNVEGRLDGELPASTSEFQNEFQQHDRKVELSQDRITSVEIHAFEGHPYFQPWFFDKYPLIDENGVSVGTIFHGRAVDNMILTHLNKIKTPTSLVFTPPSDLFSRREWEVLFYLLHSFSHVDIARKIHLSPRTISNTIQSLYRKTGVSSKRQIIEYCHEKNINNYIPQSFFEYTGSFPLT; this is encoded by the coding sequence ATGAAAACTAACTTATTAGAGTCACTTAACGTTTTAATTCGCTTTTGGGCACAGAGTTCAGAGCCTTGGGGAGCGAAAGATAATAATTCAATATTTATTTATGCAAATAAAAAATACCATGAATTATTATCCTTACCGGATAAATTCAACGTAGAAGGACGACTCGATGGCGAACTCCCGGCATCAACATCGGAGTTTCAAAATGAATTTCAACAACATGACCGTAAGGTAGAGTTATCGCAAGATCGTATAACGTCAGTTGAAATACATGCATTTGAGGGGCACCCCTATTTTCAACCTTGGTTTTTTGATAAATATCCATTAATTGATGAAAATGGCGTATCTGTAGGAACTATTTTTCATGGTCGAGCGGTAGATAATATGATATTAACTCATTTAAATAAAATAAAAACACCCACATCTCTTGTATTCACACCACCATCTGACTTATTTTCCAGAAGAGAGTGGGAAGTGTTATTTTATCTTCTACATTCATTTTCCCATGTGGATATCGCCAGAAAAATTCATCTATCACCCAGAACCATCAGTAATACCATCCAAAGTCTCTATAGAAAAACAGGGGTTTCCAGCAAACGACAAATCATAGAATACTGCCATGAGAAAAATATCAATAATTATATTCCTCAGAGTTTCTTTGAATACACAGGTTCCTTCCCATTAACATAA
- a CDS encoding cupin domain-containing protein has protein sequence MINISGFNYDNAIEDPVVGISIAEMFKKEGLQAYGTRVEQGKRVSCHSHAQDEEWYIILSGEGAIWTADVIDGELKNKRVDVFAKGSVFCIYPNTAHQLAAKTDVEFIFLCPQSHITRDRILFDDIVAE, from the coding sequence ATGATCAATATATCCGGTTTTAATTATGATAATGCTATAGAAGATCCCGTCGTTGGGATCTCAATTGCAGAAATGTTTAAGAAAGAAGGTTTGCAGGCTTATGGAACTCGCGTTGAGCAAGGCAAGCGCGTGAGTTGCCATAGTCATGCTCAAGATGAGGAGTGGTATATTATTCTCTCGGGTGAAGGTGCTATCTGGACTGCGGATGTCATTGATGGAGAATTAAAAAATAAGCGTGTAGATGTTTTTGCTAAAGGTTCTGTATTTTGCATCTACCCTAATACCGCGCATCAACTGGCAGCGAAAACCGACGTCGAGTTCATATTCTTGTGTCCGCAATCGCATATCACTCGTGACCGAATCCTGTTTGACGATATTGTGGCAGAGTAA
- a CDS encoding ABC transporter ATP-binding protein, with product MRHNMSDNQPTPGDKMMITLENVNKWYGQFHVLKDINLHVRPGERIVLCGPSGSGKSTTIRCINHLEEHQQGKIMVDGIELNDDLRNIERVRTEVGMVFQHFNLFPHLTVMQNCTLAPSWVRKMPKKEADELAMHYLERVRIAEHAHKFPGQLSGGQQQRVAIARSLCMKPKIMLFDEPTSALDPEMVKEVLDTMISLANEGMTMLCVTHEMGFARTVADRVIFMDRGEIVEQAPPAEFFSNPKSERTQAFLAQVIH from the coding sequence TTGAGGCATAACATGAGCGACAATCAGCCAACTCCAGGCGATAAAATGATGATTACGCTGGAAAACGTCAATAAGTGGTACGGGCAGTTCCACGTATTGAAAGATATCAATTTACATGTGCGCCCTGGCGAACGCATCGTACTTTGCGGTCCTTCTGGCTCAGGTAAATCTACCACTATCCGCTGCATCAACCATCTGGAAGAGCATCAGCAGGGGAAAATCATGGTGGATGGCATCGAACTTAACGATGACCTGCGCAATATTGAACGGGTACGTACCGAGGTCGGCATGGTGTTCCAACACTTCAATCTGTTCCCGCACTTAACGGTGATGCAAAACTGCACGCTGGCACCAAGCTGGGTACGTAAGATGCCCAAGAAAGAGGCCGACGAATTGGCAATGCATTATTTAGAACGGGTGCGGATTGCAGAGCACGCCCATAAGTTCCCCGGCCAACTTTCCGGTGGCCAGCAGCAGCGGGTGGCAATCGCCCGTTCGCTGTGTATGAAACCCAAAATCATGCTATTTGATGAACCAACCTCGGCGCTGGACCCTGAGATGGTGAAAGAAGTGCTGGATACCATGATCAGTCTGGCAAATGAAGGCATGACCATGTTGTGTGTAACCCACGAGATGGGTTTTGCCCGTACCGTTGCCGATCGGGTTATTTTTATGGACCGTGGGGAGATAGTGGAACAAGCACCACCCGCCGAATTTTTCTCTAACCCGAAATCAGAGCGCACCCAGGCGTTTCTGGCGCAGGTTATTCATTAA
- a CDS encoding amino acid ABC transporter permease translates to MTMTLTREPPSTVRPGNPLSRMVFWARKNLFSSWTNSLLTLLCLWLMWQLIPPLLNWTIFNANWLGTSRTDCTREGACWVFIHARFGQFMYGLYPIEQRWRINTTLIIGLLTLIPLFWRAMPHRGRYLAVWMVAYPLLVWLMLYGGFLGLTRVETRQWGGLTLTLIIAAVGIAGALPLGILLALARRSSMPVVRILSVVFIEFWRGVPLITVLFMSSVMLPLFMTEGTSIDKLIRALVGVVLFQSAYVAEVVRGGLQALPRGQTEAAESLGLGYWKTQGLVILPQALKMVIPGLVNTIIALFKDTSLVIIIGLFDLFSSVQQATVDPAWLGMSTEGYVFAAAVYWVFCFSMSRYSQHLEKRFHTGRSTH, encoded by the coding sequence ATGACGATGACACTAACCCGTGAACCACCCAGCACAGTACGGCCGGGCAACCCGTTAAGCCGGATGGTGTTTTGGGCGAGAAAGAATTTGTTTTCCAGTTGGACTAATAGTCTGCTGACGCTGCTGTGCCTGTGGCTGATGTGGCAATTGATCCCGCCATTACTGAATTGGACTATTTTTAACGCCAACTGGCTAGGTACATCGCGCACTGATTGTACCCGTGAGGGTGCCTGCTGGGTGTTTATTCATGCGCGCTTTGGCCAATTTATGTATGGCCTTTATCCTATTGAGCAGCGTTGGCGCATCAACACCACCTTGATCATCGGATTGCTGACGCTCATTCCATTGTTCTGGCGCGCTATGCCACATCGAGGCCGCTATTTGGCGGTGTGGATGGTAGCGTACCCACTGCTGGTATGGTTGATGTTATATGGCGGTTTCCTCGGGTTAACCCGGGTTGAAACCCGCCAGTGGGGCGGCCTGACACTGACGCTGATCATCGCCGCAGTAGGTATTGCCGGTGCGCTACCGCTGGGGATTTTATTGGCCTTGGCCCGCCGTTCGAGTATGCCAGTGGTGCGTATTCTGTCAGTGGTATTTATTGAGTTCTGGCGCGGGGTGCCGCTAATCACCGTGCTGTTTATGTCCTCGGTGATGTTGCCACTGTTTATGACCGAAGGCACCAGCATCGACAAACTGATCCGTGCCTTGGTCGGGGTGGTGTTGTTCCAATCAGCCTATGTGGCAGAAGTGGTGCGTGGCGGGTTACAGGCCTTGCCCAGAGGACAGACCGAAGCCGCCGAGTCACTGGGGCTGGGCTATTGGAAAACCCAAGGGCTGGTTATTTTGCCACAAGCCCTGAAGATGGTGATCCCCGGGTTGGTAAACACCATTATCGCCCTGTTTAAAGATACCAGTCTGGTTATCATCATTGGTCTGTTTGATTTGTTCAGCAGCGTGCAGCAAGCCACCGTCGACCCTGCCTGGTTGGGGATGTCGACCGAAGGCTATGTCTTTGCCGCCGCTGTCTATTGGGTTTTCTGTTTCAGCATGTCGCGCTACAGCCAGCATCTGGAAAAGCGCTTTCACACCGGACGTTCCACACATTGA
- a CDS encoding amino acid ABC transporter permease yields the protein MSQRPTVKGVFSLTNPAVRAWLYQIIALLILIGCGAYLFHNTITNLSTRGITSGFAFLNNSAGFGIVQHLIDYEQGDTYGRVFLVGLFNTLLVSVLCIFFASILGFFLGLARLSDNWLLRKLSTIYIETFRNIPPLLQIFFWYFAVLRNLPGPRQSLDAFGVAFLSNRGLYLPSPEFAAGFIPAILAVLLAVVITVALYRYNHFRQLHTGQFHRTWPIALLLLIALPAAAHFLYGSALHWDLPQLRGFNFKGGLVLIPELAALTLALSVYTSTFIAEVIRSGIQSVPYGQHEAARSLALPNTVTLRQVILPQALRVIIPPLTSQYLNIVKNSSLAAAIGYPDMVSLFAGTVLNQTGQAIETIAITMSVYLVISLSISFLMNLYNRRIALVER from the coding sequence ATGTCACAACGCCCAACCGTCAAAGGTGTCTTTTCGCTGACCAATCCAGCGGTACGCGCCTGGTTGTATCAAATTATCGCGCTATTGATACTGATCGGATGCGGTGCGTATCTTTTCCATAACACCATTACCAACCTGTCGACCCGGGGCATCACCTCCGGCTTTGCTTTCCTGAATAACAGCGCCGGTTTTGGTATTGTTCAGCATCTTATCGATTATGAGCAAGGTGATACCTACGGCCGGGTGTTTTTGGTCGGGTTATTCAATACCTTGCTGGTATCAGTATTATGTATTTTCTTTGCGTCGATCCTCGGGTTCTTCCTTGGGCTGGCGCGTTTATCTGATAACTGGCTGTTACGCAAACTGTCCACTATCTATATCGAGACATTCCGTAATATCCCGCCCTTGCTGCAAATCTTCTTCTGGTATTTCGCGGTATTACGCAATCTACCAGGGCCACGACAGAGTCTGGATGCCTTCGGTGTGGCTTTTCTCAGCAACCGTGGCTTGTATCTACCATCACCGGAGTTTGCTGCCGGTTTTATACCCGCCATACTCGCTGTGCTGCTGGCCGTTGTTATCACCGTGGCGCTGTATCGCTATAACCATTTCCGTCAGTTACATACCGGTCAGTTTCACCGCACCTGGCCGATTGCCTTACTACTGTTGATAGCCCTACCAGCAGCGGCCCATTTTCTGTATGGCTCGGCACTGCATTGGGATCTACCGCAGTTACGCGGCTTTAACTTTAAAGGTGGCCTGGTTCTTATCCCTGAATTGGCGGCCTTGACCTTGGCACTGTCGGTTTATACCTCGACCTTTATTGCTGAGGTGATTCGTTCAGGCATTCAGTCCGTGCCCTATGGTCAGCATGAAGCAGCCCGTTCACTGGCGCTGCCCAACACCGTCACCTTGCGCCAAGTTATTCTGCCACAGGCGTTACGAGTCATCATTCCGCCACTCACCAGTCAATACCTGAACATCGTCAAAAACTCCTCACTGGCAGCCGCTATCGGCTATCCAGATATGGTGTCGTTGTTTGCCGGCACAGTGCTGAACCAGACTGGTCAGGCGATAGAAACTATCGCCATTACCATGTCAGTCTATTTGGTTATCAGCCTATCCATTTCATTTTTAATGAATCTCTACAACCGGCGGATCGCGCTGGTAGAGCGCTAA
- a CDS encoding amino acid ABC transporter substrate-binding protein, with amino-acid sequence MKKIMISTLVAAASLVALAGQAHAGTTLDAVKKKGFVQCGISDGLPGFSYADASGKFSGLDVDVCRGVAAAIFGDAEKVKYTPLTAKERFTALQSGEVDILSRNTTWTSSRDAGMGMLFTGVNYYDGIGFLTHNKAGLKSAKELDGATVCIQAGTDTELNVADYFKANKMQYTPVTFDRSDESAKALDSGRCDTLASDQSQLYALRIKLGKPDEFIVLPEVISKEPLGPVVRRGDEDWFAIVRWTLFAMLNAEEMGVTSKNVEALAAKPTTPDMAHLLGQEGNYGKDLKVPNDWVVKIVKQVGNYGESFDRNVGLGSELKIKRGQNALWNNGGLQYAPPVR; translated from the coding sequence ATGAAGAAAATAATGATTTCAACACTGGTTGCCGCCGCCTCATTAGTGGCATTAGCAGGTCAGGCCCACGCGGGCACTACTTTGGATGCGGTGAAGAAAAAAGGTTTTGTACAATGTGGTATCAGTGATGGATTGCCCGGCTTCTCCTATGCAGATGCCAGCGGCAAGTTCTCTGGTCTGGATGTCGATGTCTGCCGTGGCGTAGCTGCTGCCATCTTTGGTGATGCAGAAAAAGTAAAATACACCCCGCTGACCGCAAAAGAGCGTTTTACCGCCCTGCAATCGGGTGAAGTTGATATTTTGTCACGTAACACCACCTGGACTTCATCCCGTGATGCTGGCATGGGGATGTTATTTACCGGAGTGAACTATTACGACGGTATCGGCTTTCTGACCCACAATAAAGCGGGGCTGAAAAGCGCCAAAGAGCTGGACGGGGCGACGGTGTGTATTCAAGCCGGTACAGATACTGAGTTGAACGTCGCTGATTACTTTAAAGCCAATAAAATGCAATACACTCCAGTTACCTTCGACCGTTCTGACGAAAGTGCCAAGGCATTGGATTCCGGCCGCTGTGACACATTGGCCTCTGACCAATCACAACTGTACGCACTGCGTATCAAGTTAGGTAAACCAGACGAATTTATCGTATTACCGGAAGTTATCTCTAAAGAACCACTGGGGCCGGTTGTGCGCCGGGGTGATGAGGACTGGTTCGCCATCGTGCGCTGGACACTGTTTGCCATGTTAAATGCTGAAGAGATGGGTGTGACGTCGAAAAACGTCGAAGCACTGGCAGCAAAACCAACCACACCGGATATGGCACATCTGTTAGGTCAGGAAGGCAACTATGGTAAAGATCTGAAAGTGCCTAACGATTGGGTGGTTAAAATCGTGAAACAAGTGGGTAACTACGGCGAAAGCTTCGACCGTAACGTCGGTTTGGGCAGTGAGCTGAAAATAAAACGCGGCCAGAATGCGCTGTGGAACAATGGCGGTCTCCAGTACGCGCCTCCGGTTCGCTGA